The following coding sequences lie in one Lentilactobacillus sp. SPB1-3 genomic window:
- a CDS encoding flavocytochrome c — MAEKFRFKLTDVSELQESYDLVVIGSGAAGMTSAIQAKELGLNPIILEKMDKLGGNSTRASSGMNAAETLVQLKHHVVDSFQEFYDETFIGGGKMNNTELLRYFADHAALSIDWLADHDIHLDDITITGGMSKMRTHRPATLAPIGAFLVTELLKQVQKLGIPLFAGTKVTELEKDADGKVSGMKVMANGEPKHIATKAIVLAAGGFGANQEMLAQYRPDLKGYKTTNQDGATGDGIRLAEKLGAKVVDMDQIQVHPTVQQDNPHTYLIGEAVRGEGAILVNKAGKRFVNELNTRKVVSNAIDDLNEGGAYLVFGQEVRDRAKAIDFYDSVGLVKSGNTIEEVAKTTGLDAAQLVKTVASWNKAVADHNDTEFGRTTGMDRPMEQGPFSTIHIAPAVHYTMGGVGINKETEVLTDDDQIIPGLYACGEIVGGLHGNNRIGGNSIAETVIFGRQAGQQVFNYLK, encoded by the coding sequence ATGGCTGAAAAATTTAGATTTAAACTAACTGATGTTAGTGAATTGCAAGAAAGCTATGATCTAGTAGTGATTGGTTCCGGTGCTGCTGGAATGACTAGTGCGATTCAAGCAAAAGAATTGGGATTAAACCCAATCATCTTAGAAAAGATGGACAAGCTGGGTGGAAATTCTACCAGAGCTTCTTCAGGAATGAACGCTGCTGAAACGTTGGTTCAACTAAAACACCATGTCGTTGATAGTTTCCAAGAATTTTATGATGAAACATTCATCGGTGGCGGTAAGATGAACAACACTGAGTTGTTACGCTACTTTGCTGACCACGCAGCATTATCGATTGATTGGTTAGCTGATCATGATATTCATTTAGATGATATTACGATTACTGGTGGGATGAGTAAAATGAGAACTCATCGTCCAGCCACATTGGCCCCAATCGGTGCATTCTTAGTTACCGAATTGTTAAAGCAAGTCCAAAAGCTAGGTATTCCACTATTTGCCGGTACTAAAGTTACTGAGTTAGAAAAAGACGCTGATGGCAAAGTTTCTGGAATGAAGGTTATGGCAAACGGTGAACCTAAACACATTGCTACTAAAGCGATTGTATTGGCCGCTGGAGGATTCGGTGCAAATCAAGAAATGTTAGCTCAATATCGTCCAGACCTTAAGGGTTACAAGACTACTAACCAAGATGGTGCTACTGGTGATGGTATTCGTTTGGCTGAAAAGCTGGGAGCTAAAGTTGTGGACATGGATCAAATTCAAGTTCACCCAACTGTCCAACAAGATAATCCACACACTTACTTAATTGGTGAGGCTGTTCGTGGTGAAGGTGCAATTCTGGTCAACAAAGCTGGTAAGCGATTCGTTAATGAGTTAAACACACGAAAGGTAGTATCTAATGCCATCGATGATCTTAATGAAGGCGGAGCTTACCTGGTGTTTGGCCAAGAAGTTCGTGATCGTGCAAAAGCGATTGATTTTTATGATTCAGTTGGATTAGTTAAAAGTGGTAACACAATTGAAGAAGTGGCAAAAACAACTGGTTTGGATGCCGCACAATTAGTTAAGACAGTTGCTAGCTGGAACAAGGCAGTCGCCGACCATAACGATACTGAATTTGGCAGAACAACAGGAATGGACCGACCAATGGAACAAGGACCATTCTCTACTATTCATATCGCACCAGCCGTTCATTACACAATGGGTGGTGTGGGGATTAATAAAGAAACTGAAGTATTAACTGATGATGATCAAATCATCCCAGGTTTGTATGCCTGTGGCGAAATCGTCGGTGGACTTCATGGTAATAACCGAATTGGTGGTAACTCGATTGCTGAAACAGTTATCTTTGGCCGCCAAGCAGGACAACAAGTATTTAATTACTTGAAGTAA
- the arcC gene encoding carbamate kinase, which yields MAKIVVALGGNAILSKDASAEAQRKAVESTVEQLVSFIENGDQLIITHGNGPQVGNLLLQQIAADTPANPAMPLDTCGAMTQGSIGYWFQNAMKEELSKRGINKDVMTIITQTIVDGNDPAFSNPSKPIGPFYDEAEVVDIKADHPDWIMMEDAGRGYRRVVPSPKPVEINEYSAIKTVVDAGIVPIVSGGGGIPVVRENGKLVGKEAVIDKDFSAAKIAELIGADKLIILTSAGGVFYNFGKPDAVQLHDVAASELEEHIAQNEFAKGSMLPKVQAAVNFVNQTGNPAVIGDLKDVKEIIKGTEGTVIRAK from the coding sequence ATGGCAAAGATAGTTGTTGCTTTAGGTGGAAATGCTATCCTTTCTAAGGATGCTTCCGCTGAGGCTCAAAGAAAAGCGGTCGAATCAACTGTTGAACAATTAGTTAGTTTCATTGAGAACGGTGATCAACTGATCATCACCCATGGTAATGGACCTCAGGTTGGTAACTTATTATTGCAGCAAATTGCTGCTGATACGCCAGCCAATCCGGCAATGCCTTTAGATACTTGTGGTGCAATGACTCAAGGAAGCATTGGCTATTGGTTCCAAAACGCGATGAAGGAAGAGCTATCAAAGCGCGGAATTAATAAGGATGTTATGACGATTATTACTCAAACAATTGTTGATGGTAATGATCCAGCATTTTCAAATCCTTCTAAACCAATTGGACCATTCTATGATGAAGCTGAGGTTGTTGATATCAAAGCTGATCATCCTGACTGGATTATGATGGAAGACGCCGGTCGTGGTTACCGCCGGGTAGTTCCTTCACCAAAGCCAGTTGAAATTAATGAATACTCAGCAATCAAGACCGTGGTTGATGCTGGAATTGTTCCGATTGTATCAGGGGGCGGTGGCATACCCGTCGTTCGCGAAAATGGTAAATTAGTTGGTAAAGAAGCAGTTATTGATAAAGATTTTAGTGCTGCTAAAATTGCTGAGTTAATTGGAGCAGACAAGTTGATTATCTTAACATCTGCTGGTGGAGTATTTTATAACTTTGGTAAGCCTGATGCAGTTCAACTTCATGATGTTGCTGCTAGTGAACTTGAAGAGCATATCGCTCAAAATGAGTTTGCAAAGGGTAGTATGTTACCAAAAGTTCAGGCTGCTGTTAACTTCGTTAACCAAACTGGTAATCCAGCAGTTATTGGGGACCTTAAGGATGTCAAAGAGATCATTAAGGGAACTGAAGGAACAGTAATTAGAGCAAAATAA
- a CDS encoding MurR/RpiR family transcriptional regulator has protein sequence MNFFEIINPNIEKLTKNEYEILDYVIKHMNEIHNQNIREVAAACFVSTTTFLRFVRKVGFSGYSEFTTVIKYTVLNDQSKPTETATFDMQQSDYRSEYLKNIDETVRVLDDHKLDSLCQLMLNKPKIYIYAKGFSKYAAEYVEYLYTLEGFLVIFPKNSDQRKLAYRNISKNDIVFVFNYSGNDQELIGIIQVIKSQCDFASLVSVTGANNNSIQNLSDYNLYVFSDEISDRNVDITSHVSMIVIMELLLYQFRDYRKKQV, from the coding sequence ATGAACTTTTTTGAAATAATTAATCCAAATATCGAAAAATTAACTAAAAACGAATATGAAATTTTAGATTATGTGATTAAGCATATGAATGAAATTCATAACCAAAATATTCGTGAAGTGGCTGCAGCATGCTTTGTATCAACTACCACATTCTTACGTTTTGTTCGGAAAGTTGGTTTTTCTGGGTACAGTGAATTTACTACAGTTATTAAATATACTGTGTTAAATGACCAGTCAAAACCCACTGAAACTGCTACATTTGATATGCAACAATCAGATTATCGTTCAGAATACTTAAAAAATATTGATGAAACAGTTCGAGTTTTAGATGATCATAAGCTAGATTCGTTGTGCCAATTGATGCTGAATAAGCCCAAAATATACATTTACGCCAAAGGTTTTAGTAAATACGCCGCAGAATACGTGGAATATCTGTATACTCTAGAAGGATTTTTGGTTATATTCCCCAAAAATTCTGATCAAAGAAAGCTTGCTTATCGGAATATTTCTAAGAATGACATTGTGTTTGTATTTAATTATTCCGGTAATGATCAAGAGTTAATTGGAATTATCCAAGTGATCAAGAGCCAATGTGATTTTGCATCTCTAGTATCAGTAACCGGCGCTAATAATAACAGTATTCAGAATCTGAGTGATTATAATTTGTATGTATTTTCCGATGAAATCAGTGATCGGAATGTCGATATTACTTCTCACGTCTCAATGATCGTCATTATGGAATTGTTATTATATCAATTTAGGGATTATCGAAAGAAGCAGGTATAG
- the aguA gene encoding agmatine deiminase has translation MKTLQSSPKKDGFRMPGEFEPHKGVYILWPERPDNWRNGGKPAQHTFVNVAKAISKFEHVTVGVSDDQYENARHLLPDEVEVVEISNDDSWVRDCGPSFVVNDAGDIRGVDWTFNAWGGLVDGLYFPWDKDDRVAQKITELEHADRYRLDDFILEGGSIHVDGEGTLITTEECLLSKGRNSQLSKDQIESVLKEYLNLDKVIWLKNGIYNDETNGHVDNIANFVRPGVVALAWTDDENDPQYAISKENYDILSNATDAKGRKIQVEKIYVPKPVKITKEESEGVDAVDGTLPRQEGDRLAASYVNYYTANNAIIFPMFNDPMDEKAKETLQRLYPDREIVGVYAREILLGGGNIHCITQQVPLGK, from the coding sequence ATGAAAACTTTACAATCATCTCCTAAAAAAGATGGCTTTAGAATGCCTGGTGAATTCGAACCTCATAAGGGTGTTTACATCCTTTGGCCAGAACGTCCAGATAACTGGCGTAACGGTGGAAAACCAGCTCAACACACTTTCGTAAATGTTGCTAAAGCAATTTCTAAATTTGAACATGTTACTGTCGGTGTTTCAGATGATCAGTATGAAAATGCTCGTCATTTACTACCTGACGAAGTTGAAGTTGTTGAAATTTCTAACGATGATTCTTGGGTTCGTGATTGTGGTCCATCGTTTGTTGTGAACGATGCTGGCGATATTCGCGGAGTCGATTGGACATTTAATGCCTGGGGTGGATTAGTCGATGGACTTTACTTCCCATGGGATAAAGATGATCGTGTTGCTCAAAAGATTACTGAATTGGAACATGCAGATCGTTACCGTTTGGATGACTTCATTCTTGAAGGTGGATCAATTCACGTTGATGGTGAAGGTACATTAATCACCACCGAAGAATGTCTATTATCAAAGGGTCGTAACTCACAACTTTCTAAAGACCAAATCGAAAGCGTTCTTAAAGAATACTTGAACCTTGATAAGGTAATTTGGTTGAAGAACGGAATTTACAATGATGAGACCAACGGCCACGTTGACAACATTGCTAACTTCGTACGTCCAGGTGTAGTTGCACTTGCTTGGACCGATGATGAAAATGATCCACAATACGCAATTTCAAAAGAAAATTACGATATCTTGTCAAACGCAACTGATGCCAAGGGTCGTAAGATTCAAGTAGAAAAGATCTACGTTCCAAAGCCTGTTAAGATTACTAAAGAAGAAAGTGAAGGCGTTGACGCTGTTGACGGAACTTTACCACGTCAAGAAGGCGACCGTTTAGCAGCTAGTTATGTTAATTACTACACTGCCAACAATGCCATCATCTTCCCAATGTTCAATGATCCAATGGATGAGAAAGCTAAAGAAACATTGCAAAGATTATACCCTGATCGTGAAATTGTTGGGGTTTATGCAAGAGAAATCTTACTTGGTGGTGGAAATATCCACTGCATTACTCAACAAGTACCATTAGGTAAATAG
- a CDS encoding class II fumarate hydratase, giving the protein MTEYRTEEDTLGPVQIPVDALWGAQTERSRNNFQAGSKMPLELIKALLQIKKAAAQANKEENTIAPEKADLIIEAIDKLLALDDEDIRKDFPLVIYQTGSGTQTNMNTNEVVAHMAAKINPEIEILPNDDVNHGQSSNDIFPTAMNITAAVAVEKLKDATQHLIDELDKKQKAYWDVVKIGRTHLQDAVPLTFGQEVSGWKSALEHDLEYLNELAPTLRELAMGGTAVGTGLNAAPHFSKIIAEKMSAIYGIEFTSDSNKFYGLSHHSGLNVVHGAFKTLASDLMKIANDVRFLGSGPRAGYGELNLPANEPGSSIMPGKVNPTQAEAITMAAARVMGNDVTVDVASSQGNFEMNVYKPVLISAFLESAELLAGTEIGFADRMIAGMTVNAERMAELVDNSLMTVTALSPHIGYHESAVIAQQAQKDGTTLKEAALKSGKLTEEQFDEWVVPINMTNYDK; this is encoded by the coding sequence ATGACAGAATATCGTACTGAAGAAGATACATTAGGTCCAGTTCAAATCCCCGTAGACGCACTTTGGGGTGCCCAAACAGAACGTAGCCGCAACAACTTTCAAGCTGGTTCAAAGATGCCACTTGAATTAATCAAAGCGTTGTTACAAATCAAAAAGGCTGCTGCTCAAGCCAATAAAGAAGAAAATACAATCGCTCCTGAAAAGGCTGACTTAATTATTGAAGCTATCGATAAGTTATTAGCTCTTGATGATGAAGATATCCGCAAAGATTTTCCATTGGTAATTTACCAAACTGGTTCAGGAACTCAAACTAATATGAATACTAACGAAGTGGTTGCTCATATGGCTGCTAAGATCAATCCTGAGATCGAAATTTTGCCTAATGATGACGTTAACCATGGTCAAAGTTCTAATGATATCTTCCCAACGGCTATGAATATTACTGCAGCTGTTGCGGTTGAAAAATTAAAGGATGCAACCCAACATTTAATTGATGAATTAGATAAAAAACAAAAAGCATACTGGGACGTTGTTAAAATTGGCCGTACCCATCTTCAAGATGCTGTTCCATTGACATTCGGCCAAGAAGTTAGTGGTTGGAAGAGTGCCTTAGAACATGATTTAGAATACTTGAATGAATTAGCTCCAACCCTTCGTGAACTTGCAATGGGTGGAACTGCCGTTGGTACTGGTTTGAATGCTGCTCCTCATTTCTCAAAAATCATTGCTGAAAAGATGAGCGCTATTTACGGAATTGAATTCACTTCTGATTCAAACAAGTTCTACGGCCTTTCACATCACTCAGGTCTTAACGTTGTTCACGGTGCCTTTAAGACATTGGCCAGTGATTTGATGAAAATCGCTAACGATGTCCGTTTCTTAGGTAGTGGTCCTCGTGCCGGTTATGGTGAATTAAACTTGCCTGCAAACGAACCTGGTTCATCAATCATGCCTGGTAAAGTTAACCCAACTCAAGCCGAAGCAATTACTATGGCTGCCGCTCGAGTAATGGGTAACGATGTGACAGTTGATGTTGCATCAAGCCAAGGTAACTTTGAAATGAACGTTTATAAACCAGTATTGATCAGTGCCTTCTTAGAATCAGCTGAATTACTAGCTGGCACAGAAATCGGCTTTGCTGATCGGATGATCGCTGGGATGACTGTTAATGCAGAAAGAATGGCAGAATTAGTTGATAACTCATTGATGACTGTTACTGCATTGTCACCACACATTGGTTACCACGAAAGTGCTGTAATTGCTCAACAAGCCCAAAAAGATGGTACTACTTTGAAAGAAGCAGCATTGAAGTCAGGCAAACTTACTGAAGAACAATTTGATGAGTGGGTTGTGCCAATCAACATGACTAATTACGATAAGTAA
- a CDS encoding APC family permease → MMEKKKFRLFDAVLMAVVVVLVVESVAPAAAIGPSQFFWWILLLLLFFLPYGLISAELGTTYDGDGGIYDWVRKAFGKKWGGRAAWLYWINFPIWMASLAVLFTGVIEQAFQIKIGTWTSVIIQLIFIVVISIICCYPVADSKWILNLAAIAKIVIIMSLGILGIYVAVTKGVASKFTVSTMLPSFNLKSLSYISVILFNFLGFEVVTTMASDMPNPKKQIPQAIIWGGILIAFFYVFAAFGMGVAIPASKLSASGGLMDSILLLVGQHNWFVILIAVLFMYTLAANLISWSAGVNYVASYAAKNHDLPAVFAKENAKTGMPTGATVLNGIIAAVLVIAAPLIPNPDLFWAFFSLNVVALLGSYILMFPSFWKLRKDDPSTERPFKVPGNKLMINLMTWIPVTLLVIALIFTAVPLNGSAAEVGGKTPILVGTIITILIGEVCIHYAERHDTRTEEQKKNTKY, encoded by the coding sequence ATAATGGAAAAGAAAAAATTTAGACTGTTTGACGCAGTCTTAATGGCTGTCGTAGTCGTACTGGTTGTTGAATCGGTCGCCCCTGCAGCAGCGATTGGGCCATCACAATTCTTCTGGTGGATATTACTATTGTTACTATTCTTCTTGCCATACGGACTTATTTCTGCGGAGTTAGGAACTACGTATGATGGCGATGGAGGAATATATGATTGGGTAAGAAAAGCGTTTGGTAAAAAGTGGGGCGGGCGTGCAGCCTGGCTTTACTGGATCAACTTCCCAATTTGGATGGCCAGTTTAGCTGTCTTATTCACGGGAGTGATTGAACAAGCGTTTCAGATTAAAATTGGAACGTGGACCAGCGTTATAATTCAATTAATCTTTATTGTGGTAATCTCTATAATTTGTTGTTACCCAGTTGCTGATAGTAAGTGGATTTTGAACTTAGCAGCCATTGCTAAGATCGTCATCATCATGAGTTTAGGAATTCTGGGAATTTACGTAGCTGTGACCAAAGGTGTTGCAAGTAAATTTACAGTTTCAACTATGCTACCTAGTTTCAATTTAAAGAGTTTAAGCTACATTTCAGTTATTTTGTTCAACTTCCTTGGATTTGAAGTTGTTACCACTATGGCTAGTGATATGCCAAATCCTAAGAAACAAATTCCTCAAGCAATTATTTGGGGTGGTATCTTGATTGCCTTCTTCTATGTCTTTGCAGCATTTGGTATGGGAGTGGCTATTCCAGCAAGTAAATTATCCGCTTCAGGTGGATTGATGGATTCAATTCTACTTCTTGTTGGTCAACACAATTGGTTTGTGATTTTGATTGCAGTGCTATTCATGTACACCTTGGCTGCTAACTTGATTTCTTGGTCAGCCGGAGTTAACTATGTTGCTTCATACGCTGCTAAGAACCATGATTTACCAGCAGTTTTCGCTAAGGAAAATGCTAAGACGGGAATGCCTACGGGTGCCACTGTCTTAAACGGAATCATTGCTGCAGTGCTCGTGATAGCTGCACCATTAATTCCAAATCCAGATTTGTTCTGGGCATTCTTCTCACTTAACGTGGTAGCATTGTTAGGATCATACATCTTGATGTTCCCATCATTTTGGAAGCTTAGAAAAGACGATCCTAGTACAGAACGTCCATTTAAAGTTCCTGGTAACAAGTTAATGATTAACTTAATGACATGGATTCCAGTAACTCTATTGGTAATCGCCTTGATCTTTACAGCAGTTCCTTTAAATGGTTCTGCAGCTGAAGTAGGTGGTAAGACACCTATCTTAGTTGGAACGATCATTACAATTTTAATTGGTGAGGTATGTATTCACTACGCTGAACGCCATGATACTAGAACAGAAGAACAAAAGAAGAATACTAAATACTAA
- the aroD gene encoding type I 3-dehydroquinate dehydratase: MTTKPIKIKNIILGEGRPKIAVPITGKTETDIINQAQTIVTKKPDMVEWRIDFFEEVTNASRLHDVGEKLAQYLNGIALLVTFRTQTEGGEMSLSDERYFDVCLELAKSRFADAVDVEMFHDPEPVMAVVEEVHQNNKVVVMSNHNFDQTPSEAEIITRLSEMQDLGADVLKMAVMPSNVDDVLTLLSATTHAQAALVQPIVTMAMGELGKLTRISGELFGSALSFATVDEASAPGQMKLERVKNALDDLKIE, translated from the coding sequence ATGACAACGAAACCAATTAAAATTAAAAACATCATTTTAGGCGAAGGTAGGCCTAAGATAGCAGTGCCAATTACTGGCAAAACGGAAACTGATATCATAAATCAAGCGCAAACCATAGTTACTAAGAAACCCGATATGGTTGAATGGCGCATTGATTTTTTTGAGGAAGTGACTAATGCTAGCAGGCTTCACGACGTTGGCGAGAAGTTAGCCCAGTACTTAAATGGGATTGCACTATTGGTTACTTTTAGAACGCAAACCGAGGGTGGCGAAATGTCGCTATCTGATGAACGGTACTTTGATGTCTGCCTAGAGTTGGCTAAGAGTAGGTTTGCGGATGCAGTTGATGTGGAAATGTTTCATGACCCAGAGCCTGTGATGGCAGTGGTGGAAGAGGTACATCAAAATAATAAGGTGGTTGTGATGAGTAACCATAATTTTGATCAGACTCCAAGCGAAGCGGAAATTATTACTCGTTTGTCGGAAATGCAGGATTTAGGCGCAGATGTGTTAAAAATGGCGGTGATGCCTAGCAACGTTGATGATGTACTAACGTTATTATCGGCGACGACTCATGCGCAAGCAGCACTTGTTCAACCAATCGTTACTATGGCAATGGGAGAATTGGGTAAGTTAACCAGAATCAGTGGTGAATTATTCGGTTCTGCACTTAGCTTTGCGACTGTTGATGAGGCTTCTGCTCCAGGTCAGATGAAGTTGGAGCGGGTGAAAAATGCATTAGATGATCTAAAGATAGAGTAG
- the aguA gene encoding agmatine deiminase, whose protein sequence is MKIEETIPSQDNYKLLPEWSAHHESYMLWPMRPDNWREGGKPAQKTYAEIAKQISRFEPVTMLVNQSQYLHTKNVFENTDVRVLEMSYNDAFYRDIAPTFLKNGDSVRAVDWEFNAWGGLFDGLYFPWDQDNLVARKICDLNRIDYYHNDFVLEGCGFVTDGQGTLILTEESALSEGRNGIVDKSSVEKLLMDYLGVKKIIWVEQGYYMDETNGDIDNMVRFIKPGEVVLTWTDDQKDPQYYISHRALETLEKETDANGNKFVIHKIQIPAPMYATDEESNGVDPVNGLLPRYAGDRLVASYVNFYLVNGAVILPIFNDAQDDIAIKKFGELFPDRKIIPIYCRELLLGGGNIHSIVASIPR, encoded by the coding sequence GTGAAGATTGAAGAGACAATTCCAAGCCAAGATAATTACAAGTTGTTACCTGAATGGTCTGCACACCATGAATCATATATGTTATGGCCAATGCGGCCAGATAATTGGCGCGAAGGTGGCAAGCCTGCTCAAAAAACATATGCAGAAATTGCAAAACAAATCAGTCGATTTGAACCAGTCACGATGTTGGTCAATCAATCCCAATATCTACATACAAAAAATGTCTTCGAGAATACGGATGTTAGAGTATTAGAAATGAGCTACAATGACGCCTTTTATAGAGATATTGCCCCAACTTTTTTGAAAAATGGTGATAGTGTTCGAGCTGTTGATTGGGAATTCAATGCCTGGGGTGGATTATTTGATGGACTTTATTTTCCTTGGGATCAAGACAATTTGGTTGCTAGAAAGATTTGTGATCTTAATCGCATCGATTATTATCACAACGACTTTGTTCTTGAGGGATGTGGCTTTGTCACGGATGGTCAAGGAACATTGATTTTGACTGAAGAGTCTGCTTTATCTGAAGGAAGAAATGGAATCGTTGATAAAAGTTCTGTTGAAAAATTATTGATGGACTACCTTGGAGTTAAAAAAATAATTTGGGTAGAACAGGGATATTACATGGATGAAACTAATGGGGACATCGATAACATGGTCCGGTTTATCAAACCAGGAGAGGTTGTATTGACCTGGACTGATGACCAAAAAGATCCACAATATTATATTTCTCATCGTGCCCTAGAGACTTTGGAAAAAGAAACAGATGCTAATGGAAACAAATTCGTGATTCATAAAATTCAGATTCCTGCGCCAATGTACGCTACTGACGAAGAAAGCAATGGTGTTGATCCGGTTAATGGATTGCTTCCTAGATATGCTGGTGATCGTTTAGTTGCTTCGTACGTCAATTTCTATTTGGTTAATGGAGCGGTCATTCTGCCGATTTTTAATGATGCGCAGGACGACATTGCCATCAAGAAATTTGGCGAATTATTTCCAGATCGAAAAATCATTCCGATTTATTGTCGAGAATTATTGCTTGGTGGAGGTAACATTCACTCGATTGTTGCTAGCATTCCAAGATAA
- a CDS encoding chloride channel protein, producing MIKNKENFALAFSTLILGGVVGIGSVILGLFYELVEGIFLHFHETTWQPVSWSSGPVTRATSLIVGSIIAAVVWWIVRTKMKPTVSIGKEIAGEEMPFTTTLVHVFTQIFFVATGGSVGRELAPRELGALVSQTWQKGFGRLTNIKLSDDDRRLLIAAAAGAGFAGVYIAPITGTMFSLELLLKRVDQRAIIVSLTMSVEAMLVGSLLKGFHPYYGVGHNNFSLISTVVVIVLGPVCGILGSLFRKMFQYANAHQVKDSRILWQLPLVGLLTGLIAIYFPEVMGNGRPLAQTAFAATNTTFILQVLLIGAVIKAVMTVLSLRAGASGGTLTPSIAIGAVVGVAFGILVHYFVPGIPIWEIGLLGAASLLAASQQAPLMAMFMIFEVSHLNYSAILPLALGVCLSVYTSRFILKK from the coding sequence ATGATTAAAAACAAAGAGAATTTTGCCTTAGCCTTTTCAACTTTAATACTTGGCGGGGTAGTTGGAATAGGTTCAGTTATTTTGGGCTTATTTTATGAACTGGTTGAAGGGATTTTTTTGCATTTTCACGAGACAACCTGGCAGCCAGTTTCTTGGTCATCAGGGCCAGTAACTAGAGCTACCTCATTGATAGTTGGCAGTATCATTGCCGCAGTCGTTTGGTGGATTGTCAGAACTAAGATGAAGCCTACTGTGTCGATCGGTAAAGAAATTGCCGGTGAAGAAATGCCATTCACGACAACATTGGTTCATGTTTTTACTCAAATTTTCTTCGTCGCAACTGGTGGCTCAGTTGGTCGTGAATTAGCACCTCGTGAACTGGGTGCTTTAGTTTCTCAGACATGGCAAAAGGGATTTGGTCGTTTGACTAATATCAAATTATCTGATGATGATCGCAGATTGCTTATCGCTGCGGCAGCCGGAGCTGGGTTCGCAGGAGTCTACATAGCACCAATTACAGGAACGATGTTTAGTTTGGAATTGTTGTTGAAACGAGTTGATCAACGGGCCATCATTGTCAGTCTGACTATGTCGGTTGAAGCAATGTTAGTCGGCTCGCTTCTTAAGGGGTTCCATCCATATTACGGCGTTGGCCATAATAATTTTTCTTTGATCAGTACTGTAGTTGTGATTGTATTAGGCCCTGTGTGTGGAATACTTGGGTCATTGTTTAGAAAAATGTTCCAATATGCTAATGCTCATCAAGTTAAAGATAGTCGGATACTTTGGCAATTACCTTTGGTTGGCCTTTTGACCGGATTAATTGCGATTTATTTCCCCGAAGTTATGGGAAACGGTCGTCCGTTAGCTCAAACTGCTTTTGCAGCGACTAATACCACGTTCATTCTACAGGTATTGCTGATTGGCGCTGTTATTAAGGCGGTTATGACTGTCCTATCACTAAGAGCCGGTGCATCTGGTGGAACTTTGACACCTTCGATTGCAATTGGTGCCGTGGTAGGAGTTGCTTTTGGAATCTTAGTTCATTATTTTGTACCAGGTATTCCAATCTGGGAAATCGGCTTGTTAGGGGCAGCATCCTTGCTTGCAGCCTCACAGCAAGCACCATTGATGGCGATGTTTATGATATTCGAAGTTAGTCATTTGAATTATTCAGCGATTCTTCCGTTGGCTCTAGGTGTTTGTCTGTCAGTATATACGTCCAGATTCATTTTAAAAAAATAG
- a CDS encoding NADPH-dependent FMN reductase, translated as MKKIVAIVGSNADRSTNRQLLEYIKNRYASQANIELMEVRGLPIFQKTRDMVIPDQAKEMAKKIKEADGVIIATPEWDHSIPAILSSALAWLSYGVHPFMDKPVMITGASFGALGTSRAQAQLRQILDSPELQARIMPSSEFLLSHSLNAFDKEGQLLDDDQNKRLDSIFNDFLIFIDAEAKLSHTYADDLRRRNEIDVDYGTAEVGK; from the coding sequence ATGAAAAAAATCGTTGCGATTGTGGGGTCAAATGCTGACCGGTCAACGAATCGACAATTACTTGAATATATTAAAAATCGCTATGCTAGTCAGGCAAACATTGAATTAATGGAAGTCAGGGGACTACCAATTTTTCAAAAGACTCGGGATATGGTTATTCCTGATCAAGCAAAAGAGATGGCAAAGAAAATCAAAGAAGCAGATGGGGTAATCATTGCCACACCTGAATGGGATCATAGTATTCCCGCAATTCTGTCTAGTGCATTAGCTTGGTTGTCATATGGGGTTCATCCATTTATGGATAAACCTGTAATGATCACTGGTGCATCTTTTGGAGCTCTTGGTACATCCAGAGCTCAAGCACAGTTACGACAAATACTTGATTCACCTGAACTTCAAGCTCGTATCATGCCAAGTTCAGAATTCTTATTAAGTCACTCACTTAACGCCTTTGATAAGGAAGGCCAATTATTAGATGATGACCAAAACAAACGATTAGATTCAATTTTTAATGACTTTTTGATCTTCATTGATGCTGAAGCCAAGCTCAGTCATACTTATGCTGATGACTTAAGAAGACGTAATGAGATTGATGTTGACTACGGTACTGCTGAAGTCGGAAAGTAG